The stretch of DNA TTTGACTGCTCGGCCTTCTACAACCGTGACCGGAACGCCAAGATAGCCGTATTTCTCCACATCCTTTTGATATTCGGCATTAGTCGAAATATTTCTTGCTTCAAAAGCAATCCCTTCTTGCGTTAAAACCTGTTTTACCATCGTGCATTCAATACAATCGTTTGTTGTATAGACGATTACTTGCTTGCTCATTTAAAATATTTCCCCCTATCTAAATTTACGACAAATTTCATTTAAATTCTTTATTTACTTTAAAATTC from Bacillus sp. SLBN-46 encodes:
- a CDS encoding glutaredoxin family protein, with the protein product MSKQVIVYTTNDCIECTMVKQVLTQEGIAFEARNISTNAEYQKDVEKYGYLGVPVTVVEGRAVKGFTNELKELIELVKNKEV